The Tetrapisispora phaffii CBS 4417 chromosome 5, complete genome genome segment TGGAAATTTAATTGACATATTACCTCTCTTTACTGTCTTAGCACTTGATTCTTGTCCGAgatcttcatcttcaaattcatcaGTTGTTGAAGAGATTGGCAAAATTGctatattatcattattaaataataaaacacaATTTTTAGCTTGGTCTATCCTTAACTTCGATTCTTTTGCTAACTTTAGAATGGAATTTTGTCtaaatttatcttcatAATAATGAAGACTTATAGTTTCCAATGAATTGGtgaaaacattaaaattcACAAGAGATAATTTTGCAGTAGCCGTTAAAATAATCAAGTAATCAAGTTTTGAATCAACTTGCTTAATCAAAGCAATATCTGATACTCTTCCGTTTAATTTGAACTCGTAATTTAGATGTAATTTATTAGTTGATTTATCCACTTGGAAAATAGATAAAATGTTTGTTCTAACCGTAATCAATTCTTTATAGTCCTCACTAGTGAAATGCCCTACTAAAGAACTCGAAACAACAGTTGCATCAAGCACATCATCgtatatattcatttttggATTCTAGGACAATTGAGTTTCTATAACTTTGTCTCTTCTCTTAAGATCTTATGATCTTCTGGTGCAGTTATCGACTTTAGTGCTTGGGAAAGGTGTTATGAACCATGAAAAAGATCtgatatttgaaattgaaaacagAATCGGAATTATTTCAACTACATTAAACTAATTCGAAGTTACAATTTGCATATATTTCCTCATTCAGTTACTCTTTCACCAAATTGTTAagataattaaattaaaaatcaattaatttcatcaacaAAAATGTCTTGAAgcttttttcttttttcgAGAAGTCTTCACGACTAAGTAAGTATCCCAATTTCCGAGATTGAAAAACTTTAAGATATAAGCAAAACTGTTAAGAATCGTAATCAGTTgatcaattatttatatgttaaatatattattatacttatttagatatatgaattttattgtttctttCAAGAGAGACAATTCTAGAGCTATTCATTGATACACTTATCGAAGGGCTTTGAGATACAATCTGTACTATCCTCATAAAaagttaattgattttcaCTATTAATTCCTTACgtacattttatttttatcactGAATCAGTTTAACCAATATTGATTCATTCGTTATTTTTTATACAAACCATAAACTACACAACATCCGGTGCACCATGACAACAAATTATACTATTGTTATTAAGATGGGTTCTTCATCGTTGGTCGATGAGGAGACTAAAGAACCAAAATTAGCGTTGATGTCCTTACTAGTTGAAACTGTTGTGAAATTAAGAAGGGAGGGACATAGAATTGTCATTGTCTCCAGTGGCAGTATTGCAGTTGGTCTAAGAACCATGAAGATGGACAAGAAGCCAAAACATCTAGCTGGGAAGCAAGCTCTTGCTGCTGTCGGTCAAGGCAGACTAATTGCTAGATGGGACCTGTTGTTTTCGCATTTCAACCAAAGAATAGCCCAGGTGCTGTTAACCAGAAACGACATATCTAACTGGCCTCAATATAAGAATGCGCAAAACACATTAAATGAACTATTAAATATGGATGTCATTCCAATTGTAAATGAAAACGACACTTTATCCACCAATGAGATCCAGTTCGGTGATAACGACACATTGAGTGCGATCACGGCCGGTGCAGTGGATGCCAACTACTTATTTCTGCTAACGGACGTCGACTGCCTGTACACTGCCAACCCTAAGGAGAACCCTGATGCCAAGCCATTACTAATCATCCCAAACATTTCTGAAGGTTTGCCGGGCGTTGATACGTCTTCAGGGTCCGGGTCCAGTGTCGGAACAGGCGGTATGGAGACCAAGATAACCGCCGCCAACCTAGCCACGAACGCGGGTGTGCACACGATAATCATGAAAAGTGATAGACCTAAGAATATCTGTTCCATTGTGCATTACATCCGAAGTCTTGATTTGAATCTGGATGAGGAGgataagaaagaaagattCGGCGATATCGATCTACTAGACTTGCAAGTGAAGGAGCTGAAAAAACTGAAGGAGATGGGCGTTCCACTGCATACCAAGTTCATCGCCAATGATAACCAACatcatttgaagaataGAGAGTTCTGGATATTGCATGGTTTGATGACGAAAGGTTCTGTTATCATAGACCAAGGCGCACACAGCGCGCTTACCCGGAAGAACAAGGCAGGACTGTTCCCAGCTGGTGTGATTGGAGTCGAGGGCACATTCCACGAGTTTGAGTGTGTCGAATTGAAGATGGGTAAGCGCTTGGCATCTGGAGAGATGGACCCGGATTTCACACCTATCGTATTCGGTAGAGCAAGATGTAACTACTCCAGCGATGAGCTGGTCAAGATCATGGGACTACAAAGCAGCGAGATCGAAGATGCATTAGGATACGTTGACAGCGAGTACGTCGCACAAAGAGACAACATTGCATTGCCACCAAACGACACGGATAGGACAATAGAATAATCCCAATAAAAGCCACATTTATGTATATGTTTATAGATAGTTATAAGTACTGTTATATCATACACACGATAAGCAATATTTCGAAACTCTTATTCCGTGGAAAGAGCCAGAAGCACTGCCAACCATTCGTTGCAATGGGGACTGCACCATACTGGGAGACAGCCGTTGATCGGTGCTATACACAGACACAACAGCCGCCCTCGCGGCTGTGAAACGAAAACCAAGTCACCTCTCACGACACGCTCCCCGCTCACGGCCTCTCTCCGAAAAGTTTTCTGTTTCAGTTGGAGCCCCGCCCGGACAATGCATCAGCGATTGAGAGGGGCCCTCGGGAGCAGTGCGAGAGGAGTGTTTGCAGCAGTGCACTAAGCTGGCAAAGTACCATGTTTGCGGGTGAACATTTTGTTATCGAGCTGTTAGTTGCTATTCTCGTTGTTGTTAACCGATGTTGCAAAGCCGCATGtgtagatatatatatatctacaCATTTGCAGATGCGATACTGGTGATAGTAGTAGTGCTCCTAGTGGTGTAACGGTCGGTATTATATGCGGAAACAGACCTTAGTTTCCTTGTGGCTTCTATCTCGGTTGCAATTTCGTTCTAAtggaatatataatttcattagaGCAAAGGCTTGAATTTGGTCGTTTTAGAATGCTGCCTCAGTAGCAGTATCACCACCGGCGATATAAAAAGTTTTTACTGCTTGACCAGAATCGCCAGTGCAAGCAGCATCTTTCGAAAGCAATTCCGTAAGTTTCCTCTTCGTTGATAAACAATCAGGTTTCTTGATTAGCCAAAACTATGACGTATTTCTTTACTGGTAGTAAGTGATACGTTCCTGTTGCTAATGTTGTTCTGAATTActaattcaatttatttcgAAATTTTCCTATTGATTGATTTCgttgataaaattaatatatatatatatatatgtgtatgtgGTCGGCGTATTAAAATTCTGTTCTTGGTTTATTTTACTTTATTTGCTGTAAGGATAATCAACCATACACACAAATACTATACACACACATGCTATCATCTTCTCGTTCATTATTACTAAATAGATCATTCGTTAGATTTCCTCTGTTACGGGGGATCTCAACCACCACTAGTCGATCTTATAATCCGACTGCAATCACAACAAGACAGTTCGGATTAGATGGGACTTACGCTACCGCTTTGTATAAATCTGCCATTAAGAAATCAACTACCGATAAGGTCGCTTTAGAGTTAACTCAGCTAGCTAAACTAAttcaaaatgatattaGACTGTGTCAAAAATTGGACGATATACAGAATGTTAGTGATATAAATGACAGGATTAAATTACTAGAAAACttgttaaataaaaacaacGTTGAAATGGACTATCCAATAAGGAAACTATTGAAAACTTTAGCGACAAACAAAAGTTTAACATTGATTCCAAAAATCTCAAATAAGTAcaatttattgttataattGAGCTTTGCCATCGACTTATTCATACATTTACATTAGACAAACTGCATTTTTCACATGATATTGTGTGGATTTCACACAATTATCCCGATATCTACCGAATGTTTTTGCAATATTCGATTTTGACAACCAGACACAGTGAATAAATCCAAATTTACACAGCCATccatacatatacatatataatagatCTTATACATACATATGAACCACTAGTGTTTTAATAAGTTCATTACTAATTTGTTCAAAATTGAcagtttatttttttgcattTAACATATACATAGTGACTATTTGAagtgaaaataaatagaaaatagacataaataataagatttaaatttaaaaaacataGTTAAGATTCTATAAGACgagtttcatttttttttaacataAGGTGTTTCTTTTCATAACATATCATAGAAGACATCAAATcagtaataaaaaaaagCTAAGCACTTGGAAGACTAGTTCTTCTTTTGctttctttctttcaaaAACTCCTTGTATTTCTCTAAAGTAATTTGCTTTTGCTTTTCTTTGTAGGAATCAATACCTTTATAGTCGGTACTGAATAAAGTGTCCCAGAAAGTAAAGAACGGTTGACCATAGTTGTACTTGATACCCCAATTTTGGTGATGGATGTCATGATAGATGGTGTTGTTTGGGAAGATCATTGGGAATGGGTCGAATGGCAACGTGAAACCACAGTGGTCGTCAACTGTCTTCAAAGTAGCAAAAGTAAACAAGATCACTTGTTCTTTGTGATTCAGTTGAGTAATCATCATAGCAATACCAGTTCCCAAAGTATCCAATAGGAAACCTTCAGTTGGAGCGTTGTACAAAGCACCGTAAGCGTATGGAACATATAATCTGTGATGGACAGAATGGTATCTCTTGTATAAAGTAGAGTTAACGTGCATCAATCTATGCAACCAGTATTGCCATGTGTCGATGATAACGAAGCCGGTGAAGATCTTAGCAAAAGGAAAAGCATACGAGTAACCGTAGTAGATAGCAACATCTGGTACCCAGAAAGGGAGAGCTTGTCTCCATTTCCACATGGAATTCATTTCAAAACCAGTAGTTTGAGCAGGTTCTAGTTGTAAGAAAGCGTAAGCTACAATAACTTGGATTAAGTGTTGGAATAGGACAGTGTATAGAACTTCAAACCTACCAACTTTATTTCTAGAGGTAATTTCTTCTGGGGGATGGATTCTATACTTTTCAGCTAAATTGTAGACATCtaaaatatgataaaatCCAGAAACCGTCCAATAAGCAATAACTGGTAAAAACAAAGCTAATTGGCCATCGGTGGCAAAATCAAACCAGTTCTCTTTAGAAGTTAAGGTGACGGTTGGAGCAACCTTTGAGTGTAAATACCCATATGGAGTTAACTGTGCTAATTTTTCAGAGACTGTACTATTCATTGATATAAATTAACGATGCAATAGTGTTTTAGTACATCGAGAATCAACTAATCCTAAGAACCAAAACAGACACATTAAACAAAGTCTAGctaaaatttaaaaacaagATGCAAGAATAATACCAAtccaaagaaaaatatgcCAAAACGtaacatttatatatacatataattatttgataatgtAAATGGAAAGCTATATAGCATTATTAAGATTAATAAACATGAAGACCAAAGCAAAATTTACCGTGTAAGAAACATTTTTCACATTTGATCGAGCTTGAGACCTGCGTAAACTAGTATCGTTTATTTCTTTCATATTGTAGAGCAAAATGTATGAACTCTGTAATGCATTTAGCGATTGCAATtataattacaattacCAAGATAGCTGTATAGGAAACTAGAATCTTGTAACAgctgaaaattttttcgTATTCCAACTTTTGCTCTCTTATCTCTACTACTAACATTGCATTGTCAAAGAAGCATCGACCAGTAAAGAAAGCAGAGCGAAATTTCTTCACATTGAACAGAGATGACCATAAGAAGCTTGTTATTTTACTCAAGGACTTTTGTTTGACACTAGTCTGATACTGTTTCTTACTGAGCACTACTACTCGTGTATCCTGGTTGGTAGTCAATAATCATTGTtcctttctttttattcttCTGTTTCCTCTGTCCTATATCTGTCgtttaacaatattttcCTTGTCAAGTTGTAATGTTTTGACAGTTAGGAAAGAGTAGGAAAGACTAGCAAAAACGAAAGCGAAAAGAgctattatattatatgcCATGAAGTGAAGAACATGAATATCctgaaagagaaaaaatgaAGGGATCACGAAATGTAAAATCTGCATTGCATACTCGTAATTACTTTTAGTTGTTATGTTGTTCTACTACTAGTTTTGTAAGAACAAAGCCTATAGTTTGtagttttatattttaaagtttcGTATCTTTTTTCACTTCATTTCAATGCAAAGAAAATGGCAAGAAGAAAATCGAAATTCCAATgcatcatcatcatcatgAAGAGAGACAAGCTGAACCCTCGTCCTTTGTTAGCAAAggaaattttttattcGAAGCCTAACAATCAATGACATGCAtcaatcaatattttttattttattttacgAGAGATATATAACAAATGTGCATTGGTTTTATAGGTATTATATAACTCAGATTTCAATGAGCgtttttattaaattttacaGTGACTTTAGTAATATTAGGTGATATT includes the following:
- the PRO1 gene encoding glutamate 5-kinase (similar to Saccharomyces cerevisiae PRO1 (YDR300C) and YHR033W; ancestral locus Anc_5.318) — translated: MTTNYTIVIKMGSSSLVDEETKEPKLALMSLLVETVVKLRREGHRIVIVSSGSIAVGLRTMKMDKKPKHLAGKQALAAVGQGRLIARWDLLFSHFNQRIAQVLLTRNDISNWPQYKNAQNTLNELLNMDVIPIVNENDTLSTNEIQFGDNDTLSAITAGAVDANYLFLLTDVDCLYTANPKENPDAKPLLIIPNISEGLPGVDTSSGSGSSVGTGGMETKITAANLATNAGVHTIIMKSDRPKNICSIVHYIRSLDLNLDEEDKKERFGDIDLLDLQVKELKKLKEMGVPLHTKFIANDNQHHLKNREFWILHGLMTKGSVIIDQGAHSALTRKNKAGLFPAGVIGVEGTFHEFECVELKMGKRLASGEMDPDFTPIVFGRARCNYSSDELVKIMGLQSSEIEDALGYVDSEYVAQRDNIALPPNDTDRTIE
- the TPHA0E01340 gene encoding uncharacterized protein (similar to Saccharomyces cerevisiae ATP5 (YDR298C); ancestral locus Anc_5.315), which encodes MLSSSRSLLLNRSFVRFPLLRGISTTTSRSYNPTAITTRQFGLDGTYATALYKSAIKKSTTDKVALELTQLAKLIQNDIRLCQKLDDIQNVSDINDRIKLLENLLNKNNVEMDYPIRKLLKTLATNKSLTLIPKISNKYNLLL
- the SUR2 gene encoding sphingosine hydroxylase (similar to Saccharomyces cerevisiae SUR2 (YDR297W); ancestral locus Anc_5.314), translating into MNSTVSEKLAQLTPYGYLHSKVAPTVTLTSKENWFDFATDGQLALFLPVIAYWTVSGFYHILDVYNLAEKYRIHPPEEITSRNKVGRFEVLYTVLFQHLIQVIVAYAFLQLEPAQTTGFEMNSMWKWRQALPFWVPDVAIYYGYSYAFPFAKIFTGFVIIDTWQYWLHRLMHVNSTLYKRYHSVHHRLYVPYAYGALYNAPTEGFLLDTLGTGIAMMITQLNHKEQVILFTFATLKTVDDHCGFTLPFDPFPMIFPNNTIYHDIHHQNWGIKYNYGQPFFTFWDTLFSTDYKGIDSYKEKQKQITLEKYKEFLKERKQKKN